One region of Sebastes fasciatus isolate fSebFas1 chromosome 1, fSebFas1.pri, whole genome shotgun sequence genomic DNA includes:
- the cfap92 gene encoding uncharacterized protein cfap92, which produces MAMAVPRGEEVGGFNLFKAPKKAEKTKKGSSAVLVKAHKAQSCYHVEYKLLPDDTETVKVDLVVFGPVAKMYKEGQFKIVRTWHEGDQTWVGWTQSFDVRVDRELLISLLPYKMELQFWNSKDKLSRQARNERLKVLRLTQDQPEDATDTCGCIETMVNKLRSSCERKSNTSKKHRSDFNSGSEVGSETEFQKPTIDAFNLEEIKKNGTASAEISLMRLLAGETSLTERFPVCSSGVFEVMCNISLDGPLMSDQLKAELNPLVITVLSATSMPSTPVPFHVLQEKCEPVYCQYKFHNLNMHRTNYHEHGTDIYFGDINVILTGLMSPEELKEFLSGPPLEIEVHDRDRKLEKTSKTPSVFGSNIDILRGAAAAAAAAPLNSHGVASLSFSELLLGKKSLKVHLQIKCCPRPALLDRKMTDTAASREPMPQGRYYDANSQLKVQVEIACPLSIKKDSSESCDGPFGRIVYLFDYNNVSLMTKLRSEILKINVSAFHLGSLEHAEKALSNYRTNFKHDESKDLDFVTGFHVLDKRTNIFVLEGLKHKAVRRLWEAVPMKISGSEAEQVTVLYNSNLAFFKRIYDSLDAGLSPVHLYESLETIMSQPLVYIRGMVPQPCFQALLRLSQLCQVRQLRDAVQCNLFPSADMILSMSELYGTDAEQWEQEAGVNAEVDTTTLAVRMKRKVPLKSHNTEYMKWKHNSQQLLLKQSKDFIQENIKKAHEESERSQKPEAAVLRIEQSAAGPAHNYSIQTFNSTELAKQLLRKEMAQVPGRRFTYSQQYHSATVEHEDGTWKNDFAAAYADWFRTTSRGKSRVHPRHPDEARVEELRKPWRENILHANILQPTLSRDPWTWSQRYEDFQLHSKPPPFFSTPPATIHPAGARLQEEQLEAARAQYRRWLKKLLPGSSSTDPPGNAPFPEFKSHMRRNSERVQDILKDEPKKYSLRKPGSMLKPFPQLSVMNLGDNEAEEKTSVALAPGPCEDHRLSSKNNAISRRASQFNKYHYTEFNKQHSFLYKRTALPLTDEEKSVFTFHEPDMKTSAVQPFRNIRSQNPQKLYTEDQ; this is translated from the exons ATGGCCATGGCTGTCCCAAGAG GGGAAGAAGTTGGTGGCTTCAACTTATTCAAAGCTCCGAAAAAGgcggagaaaacaaaaaaaggttcATCTGCTGTTTTGGTGAAAGCCCACAAAGCTCAGAGCTGCTATCATGTTGAATACAAGTTGTTACCAGACGATACGGAGACAGTCAAAGTGGACCTAGTTGTGTTTGGGCCGGTAGCAAAGATGTACAAAGAAGGCCAGTTCAAG ATTGTGAGGACATGGCATGAAGGAGATCAGACGTGGGTCGGCTGGACCCAGAGTTTTGACGTCAGAGTCGATAGGGAGTTGCTGATCAGTCTACTTCCCTATAAGATGGAGCTCCAATTCTGGAACAGTAAGGACAAACTGTCCAGACAGGCCCGTAACGAAAGACTGAAAGTCTTGAGACTGACGCAGGATCAGCCTGAAGATGCAACAGACACGTGTG GTTGCATCGAGACCATGGTAAACAAACTGAGATCCTCATGTGAGAGGAAGTCAAACACATCGAAAAAGCACAGAAGTGACTTTAATTCCGGTTCAGAGGTGGGCTCAGAAACAG AATTTCAAAAACCCACAATTGATGCTTTCAACCTCGAGGAAATCAAAAAGAATGGCACTGCCTCAGCTGAAATCAGTCTCATGCGTTTGTTGGCGG GTGAGACGTCGCTGACTGAACGCTTCCCAGTCTGTTCATCTGGAGTATTTGAGGTCATGTGCAACATCTCTCTGGACGGACCGTTAATGTCTGACCAGCTAAAGGCTGAACTCAACCCACTGGTCATCACAGTTTTATCAGCCACCTCGATGCCTTCGACTCCGGTCCCTTTCCACGTCCTACAG GAAAAATGTGAGCCTGTATATTGCCAGTACAAGTTCCATAACTTGAACATGCACAGAACAAACTACCACGAGCACGGCACCGACATCTACTTCGGAGATATCAACGTGATCCTGACCGGCTTGATGAGTCCTGAAGAGCTCAAAGAGTTCCTCTCCGGTCCTCCTCTTGAGATAGAGGTTCACGATCGAGACAGAAAGCTGGAAAAAACTTCAAAAACTCCATCAGTGTTTGGCTCAAACATTGACATCCTGCGTGGTGCGGCTgcggcagcggcagcagcaccGTTGAACTCTCACGGTGTTGCGAGCCTGAGcttctctgagctgctgcttgGGAAGAAAAGCCTGAAGGTGCACTTACAAATCAAATGCTGCCCTCGACCTGCGCTGCTGGACCGGAAGATGACGGATACGGCAGCGAGCAGAGAGCCGATGCCACAAGGCCGTTATTACGATGCCAATTCTCAACTCAAAGTCCAGGTTGAGATAGCTTGTCCACTCAGCATTAAGAAGGACAGCAGTGAGTCCTGCGACGGTCCGTTTGGGCGCATCGTCTACCTCTTTGACTACAACAACGTCTCTTTGATGACCAAGCTGAGGTCAGAGATCCTCAAAATCAACGTCTCAGCTTTCCATCTGGGCTCACTGGAACACGCAGAGAAAGCCCTATCAAATTACAGAACGAATTTTAAGCACGACGAGAGCAAGGATCTGGACTTTGTTACGGGATTCCACGTGCTAGATAAGAGGACAAACATCTTTGTTCTGGAGGGGCTGAAACATAAAGCAGTGAGGAGACTTTGGGAGGCTGTTCCTATGAA GATAAGTGGCAGTGAGGCAGAGCAGGTGACCGTCCTCTACAATTCAAACCTGGCTTTCTTCAAGCGCATCTATGACTCGTTAGACGCGGGCCTGAGTCCTGTCCACTTATACGAGTCACTGGAGACCATCATGAGTCAGCCGCTGGTCTACATTAGAGGCATGGTCCCCCAGCCCTGTTTCCAAGCTCTGTTAAG GTTAAGCCAGCTGTGTCAAGTAAGACAACTCAGAGACGCGGTGCAGTGCAACCTCTTCCCCTCAGCAGACATGATTCTCAGCATGAGCGAGTTATACGGCACAGACGCCGAGCAGTGGGAGCAAGAAGCCGGAGTAAACGCCGAGGTGGACACGACCACTCTGGCTGTCCGCATGAAAAGAAAAGTACCGCTCAAATCACACAATACAGAGTACATGAAATGGAAACATAACAGCCAGCAGCTGCTGCTCAAACAGTCCAAGGACTTCATTCAG GAGAATATTAAAAAGGCGCACGAGGAAAGTGAGCGGTCGCAGAAGCCGGAGGCTGCTGTATTGAGGATTGAACAGTCTGCAGCCGGGCCAGCTCACAACTACAGCATCCAGACCTTCAACTCGACTGAGCTCGCCAAGCAGCTGCTCCGCAAAGAGATGGCTCAG GTGCCGGGGCGGAGGTTCACCTACAGTCAGCAGTACCACAGTGCTACCGTGGAGCACGAAGACGGGACTTGGAAAAACGACTTCGCTGCTGCCTATGCAGATTGGTTCAGGACTACGAGCAGAGGAAAGTCCAGAGTTCACCCTCGACACCCAGATGAGGCTCGTGTGGAAGAGCTGAGGAAG CCGTGGAGAGAGAACATCCTACATGCCAACATATTGCAGCCCACACTATCAAGAGACCCATGGACCTGGAGCCAGCGCTATGAGGACTTCCAGCTCCACAGCAAACCTCCCCCTTTCTTCAGCACACCTCCTGCCACCATTCACCCGGCTG GAGCCCGTctgcaggaggagcagctggaggcAGCCAGAGCTCAGTACCGCCGCTGGCTGAAGAAGCTGCttcctggcagcagcagcaccgacCCACCAGGCAACGCCCCCTTCCCAGAGTTCAAGAGTCACATGAGAAGAAACTCGGAGAGAGTTCAGGATATACTGAAAGATGAGCCAAAGAAGTATTCACTGAGGAAACCAGGCTCAATGCTGAAG CCTTTTCCTCAACTGTCTGTGATGAACTTGGGCGACAACGAAGCCGAGGAAAAGA